From the genome of Papaver somniferum cultivar HN1 unplaced genomic scaffold, ASM357369v1 unplaced-scaffold_10, whole genome shotgun sequence:
ctgttcagttcacgagtcaacagactttttatggtatggatactgggtatgcataccaaaaagtaCCTCATGAACTATAGTTACGCCGGTACGTAACTGGATACATCTACCGTGGctctggacttataacagttctcccagtatgtgaactggtatgcatatatACTGTCTTGTACCAAAATttatagtagttttatatctctctaattatcaattcgaaacattcccaaataacatcaatgacacatatcaccattccaggctattttcaaatgattaaatcttgaatcataatttaggttataaacaataaatttttctatactaaattcatcaagtatgaacaaatgttcttaagcttagtcatattccGAGAAcgtaatcaagataaacttgaatcGAAATTTCTGTTATGTATGGACTGTCTAATTTAGACAATGTATCAtagatagtgttagagcatttctcggtcgaactcacaagtgttgctatctcaagctagttttcaaatttagttgccaaaactatatcttgatttctagtctacaattagttaagtctcagactaggataaaaatgtaATTGATAAATACTGGATCACatcagtcatcattgcgttctaccatttgaaggagaagataaaccaaagattttggagaacttcatcaacaaaggtaagtgaagactgaaccacatatatctcaagttatattcacttttctatcatttgagacgatgtcgcataactaattatactattatgcatagacaagaatttagaGTCGAAAACTATTTATCTATTAGATGTTAGAGTATGATCTTGAAACGTGTGAGTTGTGTGCTGCAAACATGCTTGTAAGCGTGTGGAGTGTCTGTTGTAAAGTAAATGACAGTTACAGGTCGTTGTGTACGTTAGTCACCAGTTCAAGTGGTTAACATTTTTTCAAATATCTTGTAAAACACACGAACTGTGTGTGAGAGTCTGTATTGAAAACTGAGAAGATTTTTATCAATACAATTCAGAGAGAGTGTCCCACGATCTCATCTCTTTCAACATGGTATGAGATACcgtttcgaaaccctaaaatcaaattcaaatttcttctttaatcttgATCTTCTTCATATTACAATGTCAGATCCGAATAAACATATACCTTTAACCTTCAAAACACCATCAAAATGATAAAATACCAATTACTCTATGTGGAAATCTCAAATCGCTCTACTCCTACGTAGTTACGATCTCTTTAGTTGTTTGTTGATGAATCATTTCAATGTCCAACAAAGTATTATCCTCGTAGTTCAGAAGATGGAGCTAAAATTATCAACgatgcaaactttgttgattctgaTCCAACTAATGATTTTGTTCGCAATCCTGCATATATTTACTGGGTAAATCAAGATCAAGCTATtttgtcttggttattttcagcTTGCACTGAAGAAATGCACTCTCAGGTGGTTGATTGCACTTTCTCTCATAAAGTTTGGTCTAGACTAGAGCATAATTATAATTCTACAACCAAATCGAGATTGATTCAATTGAAATCATATCTAATTACACTGAAGAAAAGTTCTGATTCAATGTTATTCTATTTCAACAAAGCTAGAGCAATCTCTCATCAACTAGCACAAATCAATAGACCTATCACTGATGAGGATCTGttttttcacattcttcaaggaTTACCTTCAGAGTTCAATGCTTTCAAGAGACCGATTTGTACGCAACAACTTAAGAATGAAAATGTCATCACTTCGTCTGAATTGCTTGGCTTACTTCTTTCGGAGGAAACTATGATGAATTCTGATCTTAATGTTGATCTCTCTGCGGCGTCTGCAAATGTATCTCAACAACATCAGGTTAATTCTTCTCCTGCTTATGGTAATCAATTTAAAAATACTCATAATCATAATGTTAATTACTAAAATCAGTCATATGACAATCCACATAACTATGTTCCTGCACAAAATCAATGGAATTCATATCCCTCTAGAGGAACATTCAATAGATCATGAGGTTTTAGAGGTAATCGTGGTGGTAGATTTGAGGAGGTTTTCATAGTGGAAGAATGTCTAATGGTGGTGGTAGATTTGGTCCACCGGCTGCTCCAAGTAATTCTTATCCACCACTATAAGATATAATCCTGTTACTGATTGTCAGATATGCAAGAAAGCTGGACATTTAGATAATACTTGTCACAACATATATGCACCATCTGATAACTATATGGCTCAAGACTACAATGCTTCTTATGATTATTTTGGTGACGACTATGAAGAATTCTGGTGTCCAGAACTTGAGGCTTTTTCAGTGTATAATAAAGATCCTTGTGATTCACATTCTGGTGCTTCTACTTCTCAGTCAAGTTGGATTCCAGATTCAGGAGCTACACATCACCTTACTTCTGATATGTCTAATCTCAATTTATACTTTGAGTACCAGGGAACTGATCAAGTGCGTGTGGGAAATGAATCAGGTTTGCATATAACTCATATTGTCTCATCAAATTTTCAAAATGGATCTATAAAGTTTGTTAtgtctaatgttcttcatgtGCCTTCCATTACTAAAAATTTAATATCAATGCATCAATTTACCAAAGAAAATAATCGTGTCTTTCAATTTTATCCTGATGAATTCTTTATGAAGGATATTGTTACTCACAAGGTTAACCTTCATGGACCTGTTAAGGATGGACTCTATCATCTGGAATTCACAGCAGCTCAACTTAAACAAGCTTTTGCATCAAGCAcctggaaaagcgggggtctaacaacaccacccaatatttcgcttagcaatctgtatggactaactccgaaatattttctagagaatcaactagacagtcagactcaatctaggtaaaagtatctcaaggagttaatatctctctcttgttttgatttactcgagctaatataaatcagcgagtctttaatcaagcacaaggaataacttggatggtaccaaagaccaatatccaaggatcaatcaatttaaatcaacaaccaaaggttggatattctaattgatgatctacaacgcacaacctgtattatttcaattataaagataaacaatataatgcggaaatagaaataacacaaacaccagaattttgttaacgaggaaaccgcaaatgcagaaaaccccgggacctagtctagattgaacacacactgtattaagcttctacagacactagcctactccaagctaacttcggactggaatgtagttgaaccccaatcagtctcccactgatccaaggtacagttgtactccctatgcctatgatcccagcaggatactgtacacttgattcccttagctgatctcacccacgactaagatttgctacgacccaaaatcgtaggctttgacaataaaaaaatatgtctcccacagaaaagtctatcaaaggatcaatttgtctcccacatataaaccctaaaggttttgtttcgtcttttgataataatcaaggagaacaggaaccaatcggtaatccggtcttatattcccaaagaacaacctagagttatcaatcacctcacaacaatcttaatcgtatggtagcgaaacaagatattgcagaatcacaaacaatgagatgaagatgtttgtgattactttttatatcttgcctatcggagatatcaatctcaaatcaatcaatctgattttactcgtatgatagaagatgcaagatcagatcacacaactatgataaaagtagtatcggtctggcttcacaatcccaatgatgtcttgaagtcgttaacctagttttagaagaagaaaaccaaaggttaaaggagaatcgactctagcacgcaaactagtatcacacgtaaggtgtggggattagttttgcacaatactagatgtctcctttatatagtctttcaaatcagggtttgaaatcaatgttagctgtCTAGAAatgatggaagatgaagaaggaggagCAGCTTCGAATGATAAATCAGCTTCGAAGGAGGAGGAGCAGCAGTGGTGAGGTTTCTGAGGAGGGTACCTAAAGATAGCTGTAATCAAATGATAAATCAGCTTCGAACAGTCCCAACAAAAATAACCGAGTTTCATACGAAATTCAACGAATTAAGGGATGGATACCGTAATTGGGTTCCCAGACAATCTTTACCTGTTGAATTTCCTGTTCTTACTACATTTGGTGTAATCCATGGAGCTGCTTACGGTGCTTCTGTCGGAGTCTTAACTGAGGTCGCTAAGCATGCCTATCCACAGCATTCACTTGCCCTTAAGGTACAGTTGGATCAATCCACTCTGAAAGTTTTCTACTTACGCCCTTTAACTCTGCTTATGTGAATTCTTGtatttcatcaaattttcatGTTTTACTTGATTACATTTACTAGTTCAGATCGACCCGCTTTGAAAGTTTAAtcctttttcatttatttttttgttcaattAAGAAATTCAATTTAGCAAAGCAATTAGGGGtgtaaaaagaaaaattgaaatcGAACTGAATTTGATTCACGACTAATAATGTAGACTCAATACTGAATTTGATTCACGACTAATCGAACTGAATTTGATTCACGACTAATAATGTAGACTCAATACTGTTCAGTATGCTTACGCTCTTTCAATTCTACAGGCTTTTAGCGCTAGTCCTATGGCACAAGCCCGTCTTTTTGCTGCTATGGGGGGTGCCCGTGCCAGTATAACTTGTATTATGAAAAGAATTAGAGGAAAAGAGGATGTCCAGGCTCGGTAACTAACTAACCCACTCTATCTATGTGTTCTGGTTCTTTGCTAACAATTGGATGGATGCATATCTCAGGGGATCCATGGCTTGATTAGTGTTGAACTTGGTTCACTGTCTAGTCATATATTATAAATATGGCGGGTCTTCATCTCGACACCTAGTGAATGAAGGCATTGATTTTGCAGAATGGCAGCAGGTTTTGGTGCTGGAGTCACTTATAAATTGATGTTGACGCGGATGAGGGGTCCTGATGCGGCAGTCAATGCAGCCATATTAGGGGTCGTCGGTGCAATTTTTGGAGGTTGTGCTTTCCAGGTAAGCATATGTTGGAAAGAGTTTAATTCTGTTATCTGTACCAATCTTGAGTCTAGACTCTTGGATGTTTACTCCTAATAACATTAAATAATATTCGAGACATATCACCTATGACATCACGTTCTGTGAAATGCAGATATTATATGTACCTCTCTGTAGAGATGCTCATAATTTCAGTTAAGTGGAATATTTTTCTCACAATCACAATTATTATACCGAACTGGTTTTGATGtacattagtttctctaaaacgtttttttttttttttttttttttttttttttttttttttttttgcaaattctTTGCATAGGATCAGAAAAATGATTCGTCCAACATTTCTTGAAGAATTGGTTTTGTTGGCCGTGTACCAGTGTATGTACTGCACATGGTGCAGATGTATTAGATGGAGTTTGTGTATGTATTTATATCGCAAAATGTTCTAGCATATGTTGTGAGGCTGTTCTGAAATATCTTTAAAAGTGTGTCATTGAACTGGCTGCTGAAGATTATAAGTCTCAGTTCTGAAAATCTTGTGGGAGAGAATATCTGAGATTGATGTCTTAGTTCAGCTTCACAACACATCCTTATGAACAGGACATGTTGTATATAGCCTTCTCATGCTGGACTTTCTAAGCTGCTGGGTTAGATAACTATTGATCGTCTCTTTAGTTGTAAAGTTACACTACTTCCATCTCATAAAAATTGAAAGACCCACTTTTCatgggatggagggagtataatCATATGTTGGTAGTATGATCTTTGGCATGTGATAGTTCCTGTGTTGCAACGATACGGATACGGTATCGGATACAAGATACCAATACGCTAATATGATACACCTACTTGAAAAACTAAAATATGGCGATATGGCATATCAGTAGtttatcataaatatattatatataagaTAGAAACTTAACAGAATACATGCATGTATGATTAACCTCACTCGAGAGAAAAGTTTGGATAAGAAGGAAGAAAGTCTAGAACAAGATCAGTGGACAGATTTGGAACTAATATTTTGTCACTATAGTTAAAACTTATCATAGAATCTAGTAAAATATCTAAATTTTCTAACATTAAGGTATTGAGATCTAATATTTAGTCAGGTTTTTCTAACTGAATAGTATCTTGAAGTATTGGAGTATTAGTACACGTATCCGTGTAAATACGTATCGATACGGCTGAATTCATTTTTTAGGCGTATCGTTGTAACACATTCTGATAAAATGCTAGCAAGCTAGGGTATGATACCATCTTCCGTTGTGCGAAGTATTTGTTTGTTGTTAGTTTACTTGTGTTTGTACCACCATCCCTTTCCTAGCATCAATCTCATAGAGGAAACGTATCTCTCAATTATGCCGATGCAAACTTCTTTAGCGTATGATAAACTGACGTATATACACATGTGTATGTTTTGGTGTTGATATTCCTTTTTCTGtctttctttgtgtctctttttcAAGAGCATTATGAAGTAGTATGCCTGGAACACAAACATTTCTTTTTTCCATCAAGCGATTTATATTCCCTTTGTTTTGCATCTGCGCAGCTAGGTCACAGAGTCTGTGAGCCGCCAGTGGAGTATACAAGAACAAGATGCATGTTGTCGAGCCTTGGCCTTTGAAATACGAGAAGAACTTTGAGGAAGGCTCTTTAACAGACAATACTCTACCTCTGCTTACTGACAGGCAAGTGTTGTTGAGGGAGTTCGTATCACCTCTTTTTATAGCGTTGAGAAGATGGTGACAATCTTTTCTATATGTCTTCATCTGTTGCAGTGTTCTTAAAGATGTGGGAGTCCCTCCTGGACCAAGGCTCCTAATACTTGACCACGTTAAAAGGTGCTGGTCGCAACTCAGTAATTTATATTTCTTAAAAACTCTGATTTCAGGTTGGCCTGTGTAGCGTCACACAATCCCATTAATATCATTATCGTCATCTTCCCTTTCATTTTCTTTACTTGATCCTTCAGAAGTAGTAGTTTGGTGAAGAAGCACGATTAGGTTAACTAGTTAAGACTGATTATTGCCCTTCAATGGCAGTCTGGGGACATCCCTCACCAGACTTTTCACCACTCTTATGTTTTACAAGGAATTAGGGTATAAATATGGAGCCACAGGTCGCCAGGTCAtacattaatttttattatttcatccAACATACCTAGTTTAGATGGTATGTTACTCAATGGACGGGGCTTTGATCTCGTTCAAAAAAGTGAGAACAAGATTAAAAATGAAGAAGGCCTAAGTGCCATATATCTGGGTTTAGGTTGGTTAATTAGGTCTTAGCAAAGATCCGTTAAATAAAGGCGGCACCTTGGCAGGTCGAGGCGCCTTGGCACCAATAATCTCACTTTTGGTGCCTTGTACAGTTACCACTCCCTTTGTATATAGCTAATAGCTAGCACCTGTCACCTGATTCAATGGCTAAGACTACATCCTCAAACTCCCCTTACACGATCTTACAGTCAAAATTAACATTACCCTAATACTAGGATTCATTCTCTTCCACCTATGTAAAGTAGGGTTGGAGGTTGGTTAAAGTGGACCTATGCATTACGCAGCATCTCTTCTAccagtaaaaaaaaattgttttcactTTGATAACCTCGTGACTTGATTATTCAGGGATCCTGAAGTGAAAAAGATGGGGGAAGAACATGCTGGATGAAACTAATGGTAAGTGATTAAGTTTATAAGCTAACCAAGGATAGCTCAGTTGGCCAGTGGCCTCCGTCTCATACTTGATTTTGTTTACAAGCTGTTTTTTAGTGTTTTATGGTTCTGTATATAGCTCAACACAACAATGCTTCAGACAACAATGTTTAGTGACACTGATAGTGAACAGTGAAGGTTAATCTTTTATGTAGCGAGATATATATAGTATATGTTATGTTATTTGGTAGtagttttctctctctctctctcctgctTGAATCATTGTCTTGGAAATCTGGATCTAGTTTATGTTTGTTCCATAATAGATTTGTTCCAGACTCCCTCTGTTCCTATATTCTAAATGGAAATTCCTGTGAGGATTGAAAAAAAATACACCCTTCATCACTCTAGAGGTAAGATTAGTATAATCTCATGGGGTGGAACCAACCTCCTTTGCTGCAACCCTTTTGAGTAATCCATGGGGTTAACTAAAATCCCTTTTCGCTAATTCTTTATAGAGAATAATCTGTTTTCTAGGGTGGGGTGGCAGAGAAACAATGGAAAGCTTGAGTTAAAATCAAACATAGAACTGTCATATGATCGTCATTTGATTGCACTCAAGTGGAATTAGCAACAGGCGTTTGCAACCACTCCCTTGAACAATACGGGGTTTGAGAAGCATGGGCCGTGAGGTTTCTTTGTAATTTGGCTTTTTTTTtaaacttctttttcttttgattcaTATTTTTCCGGTTTTCCGTATTTTTCCCATTTTAAAAACTGTGAATGAAATGGTAAGTATGTGATCGACTATGCTCTCCTCGGATCACTTTTTGCTGTCCCTTCAACAAAAATCAATGGTAAGTATGTCAAAATGCTAATCAATGGTAAGTATGTCAAAATGCTAAAGAAGGCAGCCTGTGCCAAAATAGAGGCACCAAAAAAGTTTTAGAGAGTGTT
Proteins encoded in this window:
- the LOC113325986 gene encoding chloroplastic import inner membrane translocase subunit HP30-2-like; translated protein: MINQLRTVPTKITEFHTKFNELRDGYRNWVPRQSLPVEFPVLTTFGVIHGAAYGASVGVLTEVAKHAYPQHSLALKAFSASPMAQARLFAAMGGARASITCIMKRIRGKEDVQARMAAGFGAGVTYKLMLTRMRGPDAAVNAAILGVVGAIFGGCAFQLGHRVCEPPVEYTRTRCMLSSLGL